One uncultured Carboxylicivirga sp. genomic window, TGGATCTTAAATATTGCCCAATCGATAATAGCCATATTTCTATCGGCCGATTTTCTTGGCAGAGATAAAAAACTGGACACAACAGAAGCCTTTTATGTAAGAAATATGTCAAATATTGATTATGTAATCGGAAAGACATTAGGGATTCTGAAAGTGTTTTTTGTTTTAAATGCGATTGTGCTGGCAATCGGAATTCTTTTTTCAATAATTGGAAGTGAAACCACTGTTAATTGGAGTTCCTATGTTATTTACCCATTGCTGGTATCTTTACCAACATTACTGTTCATTCTGGGGTTGTCGTTTTTTGCAATGACATTAATACGAAATCAGGCGATTACCTTTGTTGTTTTACTTGGTCTGGTAGCTTTGTCATTATTCTATCTACAAAATAAATTCTATGGGCTAGTTGATTTTCTCGGATTTTTCATGCCATTTATGCGCTCCGATTTTACCGGATTTGGAAATGAAACAGACCTTATCCTTGTTCGATCAGCCTTTTTGCTGTTGGGTATCTTTTTTATTCTGGCAACTGTATGGAGACTTCCTCGTCTGGAACAACAAAAATTTTCCAAATCAATATTAATAGCAGGATTATTAATAACAGGAGTCGGGGCAATGGCCATGATGTCATTAAAGGCAATGGGAGATAACGCAAACCAAAATTTAAGAGCAGAGGTAAGTCAACTCAACCAAAAATTAAAATCTACTCCATATCAGATTAATGATTATAAAGTTGATCTGAAACACGAAGGTGAAAAAATTATTGTAGAAACAAAGATTAATGTAACCAGAGAAGATGGAAAATCTGGGGATCTAGTATTAGCACTTAACCCAGGCTTGAAAGTTTTTGAAATTTCCATAGATGGAACTAATGTTGATTTTGAAAGATTGGCTCATTTAATTACCATCAATAAAAATACAATTGATAAAGAGAGTTTTACTCTAGAACTGAAATACAAGGGTGTCATAAATGATATGGTAATGTTTCCGGAAGTAAGTGATGAAACATTATTATCGTTGAATCGCCTTGATCCGATAGTTGCCAATAAGCAATTCAGTTTTATCGAAAAGGATTATGTGTTATTAACCCGAGAAGCAAACTGGTATCCGGTTGTTGCCTCTAAGTTATATTGGACTCGTTATCCATTTGTAAAAATGGACTTAAAAGTAGAGTCAGAACCAGATTTAAAAGTTATTTCGCAGGGAGAATCAAATCAAATGAATGATGGTATCTGGCAATTCAGCCCACAGCAGGCTTTAAATGCACATAGTGTGGTAATAGGTAATTTTGAGAAGATGAGTACACTGGTTGATAGTGTTGAGTTTAGTCTCTATTATCACTCAAAACATACTTTCTTCAAGCCTTATTTTACTGAATTGGGAGATACTGCATCTGTTCTGATTAAGAGCATGAAAGATGATTTCGAACGACAACTGGCGATTAATTATCCGTTTAAAAAATTATCTATCGTTGAATCGCCTATTAATTTTTACAGTTACTTGCGAAACTGGTCTTTATCTACTGAAGAAGTCATGCCTGAGATGGTTTTCTTTCCTGAAAGTGGTGGGGGTAACTGGCAAAATGATTTATCTAATCAAAAAAGAAGAATTGATCAAAGAGCCAAAGAACGAAATGAAGAAATGTCGGAAAGAGATATTCAGATTGAGATGTTTAAGAATTATCTGGGTGATAATTTTATTAGGCCTCGTCGTTTCTTTTTTGGAAGACAGCAAACGGGTGAACGAAGTGTTGAAAACTGGGGAAGGTATCAGATATTCCCACTTTATTATACTTATACTAACTCTGTAGAAGAAGAAGGTTATCCTTTGTTAACCATCGCGTTAGAGAATTATTTGCACGAACGTTTAAGTACAAGTGGACCTCCCGGAGGATTTGGTGGATTATCAACCAATGATGAAGTAATTCTGAAACTAAAAGATCGAAGTCTGACTAAATTAATTGAAGAAGAAGAGGTTAATGTATTGGGTAATATCTTCGCTTCGAAAGGAAATCAATTACTTTCAAGCTTTAAGGTAAATTCTGATGCAGTTTCTTTTGACAGACAATTAAATGACATTATTGAAGAAAGTCAATTCCAGAATTTGAGCATTGAAGAATTTACACCTTATATGAATCAACTGGCTCAAAATGATTTTAGTGAGTTGTATTCGAATTGGCTGAAAGATGAAGATTCTCCGGCTTTCATGTTTAGTAATGTTGATGTTTGGGAAATAAAAGAAGGTAACAGAATCAGGTATTTCGTTAAAGTTGCAGTTGCCAATAAAGGTGATATCGATGGTATTGTCGGTTTTACTATTCGTGAAGGCGAAAGGCGAGGTGGTCGTGGCCGGTTCCGTTCAGAATTTTCAATGGATCAGACATCCAATGCCAAAAGCTTTTTAATTCAAAAGGATGAAACTGTTGATATAGGTTTTGTTTTGGATGAAGTACCCAGGGATGTAACTGTTAATACATATTTGGCCAAGAATATTCCTTCAGATCAGAGACTGGATATTAATGATGTAATCAAAGATCAGCGAGTGGTTGATTTCTTCGAAGGTAAAAGGCCATCGACCAAAAAACTAAAATATGCTGAGGATTTCGAGGTAATTGTTGACAACGAAGATGAAGGTTGTCAGTTTGTTAATACTGGTGAAAGCAGAACCATAAAGGATTGGTGGTTGAGCCGACAGAATGAAGAAGATGATAACAGTGAAACATACGGAAGAATCCGATTCTGGAATACGCCTATCAAATGGCAACCTGTTGCAGGACAGGAGTTTTTTGGCAAATTTCTGAAATCGGGATATTATAAACGCAAAGGTTCTGGTGAAGGATATGTTAGCTGGACAGGGCAAATTAAAGCTCCGGGCAGTTATGAAGTATATGTTTATGTTCCAAACATCAGAGATCGATTCAGAGGCGGCCCGGGTGGAGGTCAGCGAGGGTATGAAAGAGATTTTCATTATACAGTTCAGCATGATGATGGTGAAGAAGAAGTTGAATTGAAAGTTACTCAGGATAATAATGGGTGGCTATCGCTTGGTGATTATTATTTCTCAGAAGGACCAACAACGATCAAACTTTCGGATCAGACAAACAGTGATTATGTTATAGCTGATGCAGTTAAATGGGTAAAGAAATAAATTAAACTTAATCATAAACTAATGAATAAAAGGTTACTTGGAATGATTGTGCTTTTTGTTTTGTTGGCAGTGCAACAGAATCAGGCTCAGCGTCTGATTACACTCCAGCAATCGGTGGAAGAAGCATTAAAACAAAGTCCGGATATAGTGAGGGCCCGCTATAATCTGGAACGTTACAGGGAATTGTTGAATGCCCAGAAGGCATCGCTGAAATCTAATTTCAGACTAGATCTTTCGCCTTTTCAATATAGCAATAGCAGGAATTATTACCAGGCCACTCAGAGCTGGTATCATGATGAAAATTTTACATCTTCCGGTACATTTAGTGTAAGCCAACCTATTTTATTAACTGATGGAGTCGTTTCACTGAGTAACGATTTTGGCTGGCAAACCAATAAACGTGATGATCCTAATTACGATCCTTTTACCGGTTTTACCAATAGTTTAAATTTACGTTTAGAGCAACCTCTTTTTACATATAACACGCGTAAAATGGAGTATAAGAAAATTGAGTTTAATTACGAAAATTCTCAATTGGATTATGCTTTGCAAGCCTTAAATGTAGAAAAGCAAATTACGCAGTATTTCTACCAGATCTATCAGGCTCAGATGGAGTTGATTACGTCACGGGAGGAATTGGCCAACAGACGAAAAAGTTTCGAAATTATAAAAAACAAAGTTGAAGCTGGTTTAACTGCAAAGGAAGAAGAGTTGCAGGCAGAGTTAGATATGTTATCAAGTGAATCAACCGTTCAAAATAACGAAGTGAATCTTGAAAACATAAAAGACAACTTTAAGCAAATGCTGGGAATGGACTTTTCGGAAGAGATAATGGTGATTGCTGAAGTTTCTGTTTTACCCATCGATATTGAATTGCAAAAAGCGGTTGATTTTGCTTTGGAGAACAGGATGGAGATTCGCCAACGTCAGATTGATATTGAAATGGGATTGTTTGACATCATAACTACTAACGCCACCAACGAATTCAAAGGAAATTTAGCCGTTCAGGTAGGACTGTTTGGTAATGCAGAAAAGTTGCCAAATATATATGACAAAACAAATAGAAATGACAATCAGGATGTACAGTTTAGTTTAGAAGTACCACTTTGGGATTGGGGAGAAAAGAAAGCAAGAATGAAGGCTGCTCAACTGGCACAGGAAACTAACGAGTATAATCTTACAGACCAAAAAAAGAATATTGTTCTAACGGTTCGTCAGATTGAAAGAAATTTAAAAAACTATCTGAAACAGATAGATATCGCCAAAAAAAATGAGGAAAATGCTCAATTAACTTATGAAATCAACCTGGAGAAATATCAGAATGGCGATTTAACCAGTATGGATTTAAATCTGGTGCAAAATCAGTTGACTCAGGCTAAAAATGATAAGATTGATGCGCTTATCAACTATAAGCTGGAGTTATTAAATATGAAACTTCAAACGCTATTTGATTTTGAAAATCAAAGAAATATAATGCCGGATGTTATCAAATACGAAACCCTACAATAAGCCTAAAACAAAATCGATGAAAATATTACAATATACAATAGTAAGCATGGCAGTTCTTGCAGCTCTGTCATCATGCGGAAATCAAGCCACCAGTTTTGATACTGATGTGGCAGTAAATGTATCAGTGGAAGAAGTAAAATTTAAACCCATTGAGCAAACATTGGTAACTACGGGTTCTATTACTCCTGCCATGCAAATTGCAATTAGTTCCGAAATGGCTGGAAATTACTTGTTGCAGATAAATCCGGCAACAGGTAAAAAATATAAGATGGGCGATAAGGTTAAAAAAGGTGATCTTATTATCAAGCTTGAAGATAAGGAATATGAGAATAATGCCAATGTAGAGGGTGCAAAGCTTGAAATGGAAATTTCAGAAATGGAATATACAAAACAAAAGGCTTTGTATGAAAAGGGTGGTGTTACCCTTCGTGAGCTGGTAAGTTCTGAGCAAACATTGTTGACATCAAAACAAACCTTTGAGAATGCTGAAATATCATTGGCTAAAATGGAAATCAGAGCGCCGTTTACAGGCACCATTACCAATTTGCCATATTTCTCACCTGGAGTAAGAATTGAAAGTGGTACTGAGATATTAGGAATGATGGAATACACAACAATGGTTATGGATTTGAGTATGCCTGAAAATTTGATGGGTAATGTTCAAATGGGACAGCCGGTAAACATCATGAATTATGCTTTACCCAACGATACATTAAAAGGTCAGATTTCTGAGCTTTCGCCGGCAATTGATGTAGATGCAAGAACTTTTAAAGGGCGTATTAACGTTACCAATGAACAAGGTTTATTAAAACCTGGAATGTTTGTTAAAGCTGAGATCGTTGTTGATCATCGCGATAGTGCCCTTGTAATTCCTAAAGATGTGATTCTGACCGAAGGAAACCGAAAGCTGGTTTATGTGGCTAAAAAAGAGGTTGCCGAAAAAATATATATCCGAACTGGAATTGAAACTTTAACTGAGGTGGAAGTTATCGGAAAAGAATTAAAAGAGAATGACCGACTGATTGTGAAAGGCTTTGAGACCTTGAGAAATCGTTCTAAGATTAACATCGTTAAAAAGTAACCTGCTAAAATTTATCTATGAGAGCCATTTCACGATTCTCAGTTAATTATCCGGTCACGGTTGCCATGATTGTACTCGCCACCATTTTACTGGGAGTTATTTCATTGTCGCGTTTGGGCACGGATTTGTTTCCGGAAATGCAAAATCCCCGTATCTATGTTGAATTGGATGCTGGAGAACGATCGCCGGAAGAGATTGAAAAACGCTTTGTTGAACAGATAGAAGCATTGTCTGTTCGTCAGAGTGGTGTAATAAATGTATCATCAGTCAGCAGGGTTGGTTCTGCTGTTATTACAGTTGAATATGATTGGAGTAAGGATATCGATGAAGCATTTATCGACCTTCAGAAAGCATTAACAACGGTTAGCCAGAACGACGATATTGATGAATTAAATATCACTCGTTTTGATCCAAATGCTTCCCCGGTTATAAAAGCCGCTTTCAAAAACGAAGAAATTACAGATATGAATGAGCTGCGAAAAGTGGCAGAGAATTATATCCGTAATGAGTTAATTCGCGTTGAAGGTATTGCCGATGTGCGAATATCAGGCGATGAAGAAGCTCAGGTACTGGTGGTGGTTGATCCAGGTTTGCTTGAAGTTAATAGTTTAACTATGTCTTCGGTATTAAGTACCATCACCAGCTTCAATCAGAATGTTTCAGGTGGTTCCATCGAAGAAATGGGCCAGAACTATATTATAAAAGGTTTAAGTGCCTTAACCGATTTGGAAGATGTTCAGAATTTGGTTGTAAAAACAACTGAATCATCAACAAGTACAGCAAGCACCAATACTGCTACAACTACATCATCATCAACTGCAGCTATACTATTGAAAGATGTAGCTTCGGTAAGATTTCAGAATCAGGAACCGGAAACAATTGTTCGTTTGAATGGTGAAAGATGCCTTGGTATTTCTGTTTATAAAGAGACAAGATTTAATACAGTTGAGGCTGTTGAGAAACTTGAAGAAGCTTTTGCTTCAATCCAGAAACGTTTGCCATCATATGAGCTTGTTGTTATTAATAATCAGGGTAAATTCATACAAAGTGCAATTGGCGAAGTACAAGAAAGTGCATTAATTGGTATTATATTCGCAGTTTTTATTCTCTTTATTTTCCTAAGACGATTTGGTGTTACATTAATTGTAAGTCTGGCTATCCCGATATCTATTATTGCCACCTTCAATCTGATGTATTTTAATGGTCTTACCTTAAATATTATGACACTTGGAGGTTTGGCTTTGGGTGCAGGTATGTTGGTGGATAATGCCATTGTTGTGGTAGAAAATATCTTCAGAAAACTTGAACAAGGCATACCTTTAAAAGAAGCGGCAATTGAAGGAACAAGTGAAGTGTCTGGAGCTTTAATTGCATCAACACTTACAACAATTGTTGTGTTTTTACCAATCGTTTATATACATGGTGCGTCAGGTGAGTTGTTTAAAGATCAGGCATGGACGGTTGCATTTTCACTTTTATCGTCGCTGGTTGTGGCATTGCTGGTTATTCCGGTGATGAGTAATGTATTCTTAAGACCAAAAAAGAATAAAAAGATTAAAGTTGTACAACAAGATGCTGGATTTAAGGTATATGGTCGGTTTTTACAGGGTGTTCTTGAACGCAGAATTATTGTAATTATTGGGGCTGTTGTACTGGTGGCATTAACAGTTCTTCTTATTCCAATGGTTGGAAGCGAATTTATGCCTGAGACCCAATCGAGTGAAGTAACTATCGAGACGGTTTTGCCTGCAGGAACAGCGCTGGAAAGAACTGATGCTACTTTACTTCGAATGGAAGAGATGGTGAAAGCTTCGTTTGACGACAAGCTGGAAAGTATTTATTCACATGCGGGGCCGGAATCAAGTGAAACAACATCTTCTACCGAACAAGGTGAAAATACCGGATATCTTAAACTCATGCTGCACGAGGATGTTCATATTGCTTTTAATGATTTGGTGACCCATCTCAATACACTTTTTGATGGTATACAAGGTGTTGAACTAAGATATGTTCAGGACCAGTCGGCTCTACAAACCATGTTGGGAACCGATGAAGCACCTTTGTTGATTCAGGTGGCGGATGAAAATTCTGATAACCTCGAAGAGACAGCTCAGAAGGTAACTGAACTGATACGTGATGATGATGATGTTTACAATGTTAAAAGTTCGTTTGAAGACGGAGCTCCTGAAGTAAATGTCGTTATTGATCGTGTGAGGGCAGGAATTTTTGGACTGGATGTAAGCAGTATCATGTCAAGTGTTTCTAATTATCTATCGGCTCGTGATGGAGGAACCATGGAGCTGAAAGGTGAATTGACAGGTATCATGCTCGAAACGCCAAAAGTCAGGCTGGAACAGCTAAAAGATTTAAAAGTTTCAACAGGTGATCTGGAAGTATTACTTTCAGAGGTAGCAACTATTTCAATAGGACAGGCTCCTCGTGAGTTAATTAGAAATAATCAGAAGAGAGTGGCAAAAATTACAGCCATGGTAACTGATGAGAAGCCTTTTGACCATTTAGTGAAAGAGATAGAAACCAATATAAAAGAATTGGATGCGCCTAGTACTTCATCCATAAGCGTATTAGGTCAGGAACAAAAGAGGAAAGAAGCTTTTGGAAGTCTTCAGTTTGCTTTGATATTATCCATTATATTGGTTTATATGGTGATGGCATCGCAGTTTGAATCGTTGATTCATCCATTTACCATCCTGTTAACCATACCTCTTGCAGGTGTTGGAGCTGTATGGGCGTTTTTCTTATTGGGACAAACATTCAACATTATGGCCTACATTGGTATTGTGATGCTGGGAGGTATTGCTGTAAATGATTCCATTATTCTCGTGGATGCAATCAATCAGTTTAAACGGTCGGGGATGGAATTGAAACAAGCTATTGTTGCTGCTGGTCAGCAAAGGGTACGTCCTATTCTTATGACCAGTTTAACTACCATATTGGCATTGGTTCCGTTAACAATCGGGTTCGGTGATAGTGCATCATTACGTGCTCCAATGGCCATTGCAGTAATCGGAGGATTAATTACTTCTACTTTACTGACACTGGTAGTTATTCCTTGTGTGTACTATGTATTTGAAGGATTATTTGTTAGAAAACAAAATGTCTGATCAATATCATCCAAAGAAATTGTAAATGAGAATAATAATAAACAGGAAGGTACTGATCAGCATGCTCTTTGTAGCACTTACCATGTTAGGTGTCATTTCGTACAAGCAACTTTCGTTCGAATTGATACCTAATACAGAGTTTCCTATGCTTTTTGTCAACGTGAGGGCAACAACCCAGCTGGACCCGAAGCATATGGAGCAGGAGGGAGTTGTGCCTATTGAGGGATTGATCAGTACTCTGGAAGGAATTGAAAAGATTGAAACCCGTATTAGTCCGGGAAGTGCAACTATTTTTGTTTATCTCACTAAAGAGACCAATACCAAATATGCCTATCTGAAACTGGTTGAAAAAATTGAAGGTTCATCATCTGTAATGCCTGATAATATGATGGCAACAGTTATTAAAGCTGATTTGGAACAGGTGAATAACCAGTTTATGACCATTCAGGTGCGTGGAGAAGGTGGAGTTGACCGAATCCGGAATATTATTGAGCAGGATTTACTGGAACAGCTTGAGAGTATTGATGGTATTTCCAGCGTTCAGGTTAATGGAGGCCGGCAAAAGTCAGTTGAAATAATTTTTAATCAGAATGTACTGGATAGCTATAATATTACTTCGGGTCAGATACAACAAATGATCACTCAGGGCCAAAATGAAAAGATTTTTGCCGGTGAGGTTATTAAAGATGGAAGACGATTTTATGTGACAGCCGAAGCTGATTATAATTCGATTGATGAAATCAGAAATATAGTTGTTAAGTCTGACGGACCCGTATTATTAAAGGATATAGCAACCATTAATTTTGGTGTAAAAGAGGAAGATTCGTATAGTCGTGTGAATGGACTAGAAACAGTTTCAATCACAATGGCCAAGGCTTCGCAAGTCAATTTGATTGAGTTGTCTCATACAACGCTTAACCTTATTGATAAAATTAATCAGGAATATAAAAGCAAAGGCATTGAACTGGTGGTTGAAACAAACTCGGCCGAAACCATGGAGGAAAACCTTGATAGCATTATTGAACTTGCTATCCTGGGTGGTATCCTGGCCTTGTTTATCCTTTGGATATTCCTGAATAACATTCCTCTGGTGGGCATGGTTATGCTGTCTATTCCACTATCAGTATATGGAGCTTTCAACTTTTTCTTTGCGGCCGATATATCCATCAATGTATTAACTTTGGTTGGACTGGCTTTGGCAATAGGTATGTTGCTCGACAACAGCGTGGTAGTTATGGAGAATATCTACCGGATTGCTTCACAGGGGAAATACTCCAACGACGAAAGTGTAATCAAGGGAACCAAAGAGGTGTGGCGATCAGTAGCAGCGGCTACTTTAACTACCATTTCGGTTTTTCTGCCATTCGTTTTTTCACAGGATGTAATGTTTCGCGAGGTGGCTCGACACATTAGTGTTTCAATAGTTTCAACACTTATGGTTTCGCTACTGGTAGCACTGCTGCTGATTCCTATGCTCAGTCATTTATTCCTTTCGGGTATTATGAAGCATAAGATCGAAGCACTGGAAAAACTCTCTTTACACAACCGTATTGTTCAATATTACATATTGCTACTGAAGGCAACTTTACGAAAACCAGCTGTTACTATTTTAACCGTTGTTATCATCTTTTTTGCTGTGTTGCTCATCTCCGTTGGAGTAAGTATGACAACAGCTCGCGAGGCTGAAACCCCGGAATTTAATATCAGTGTGGATATGTCTTCAGGATCAACTCTTGACAACACGGATTTAGTGGTGCGTGAGGTTGAAAAACGATTGGAAGGATTGGGCGAAAAGCAGGATGTGATTAGTCGTGTACAGGATGAAGAAGCTACGTTGACGGTTAAACTTCAGGAAGATTATAAAAGTGTTGCAAAAAGAACCATTCCTGAAATCAAACAGGATATTCAACAACGCATCAGTAATGTAGAAGGAGGGGAGATAAGTCTTACTCAAACATCTACCAGTGCTATTGGTGGTGGAGGTGGTGGTTTTGGCACGAACCCCGGTGCAGGAATGCTGACGATGCTGGGTTTGGGCGAACAGGAAGAGAAAGTGGTGATTAAAGGTGAGGATTATGATCAGATGCTGATGGTTGCCAATGATGTTAAATATTATCTGGAAAATAATATTGATAACATGCAACGTGTCAATATTTCCACTTCCAATAATCGTCCGGAGGTTCATCTGAACATGGATTCTTATTTGATGGGATTATATAATGTGGCTCCTCAGAATGTGATGTCGGAATTGTCTACCTTCAGGGGTGAAGTAACTTCAGGTGGTCAGTTAAAGGTGAATAACGAAACCTATGACATTATCATGAAAACGCTTGATAATCCTGAACAGACTGAGATTCCTGCCAAAACTATGGAAGAGCTGCAAAAGTTGAATATCACCACATCAAGCAATACCATTATTCCTTTGCGCGATTTTGCTGAGATCAATTATGCTTCCGGTCGCTCTGAAATTTTGAGGGTAAATCAGGAAAAACAAATAGAAGTCAGATATCGTTTTTCTGATGAGGTAAATGAATCTAAAGTTTTGCTGGAAGATGCCCGTCAGCAGGTGGATGATTTGGTTGCCACTGTTCCGCTGCCAACATCTGTTTCAGTGGATGTGATACACGAAGAAGATATGTTTGCCGACTATAAATTTCTGGCATTGGTGGGACTGATTCTCATCTTTATGATATTGGCTTCGGTATTTGAATCATTTACAGCACCTGTTGTTATGCTGTTTTCAGTTCCATTGGCAGCTATTGGATCATTGCTTGCTTTGGTATTAACAGGCAATTCACTCTTGAATTATAACAGCTTTATTGGCTTTTTAATTTTGTTGGGAGTAGTGGTTAATAATGGTATTTTGTTGATTGACTATTCAAGACAATTGCGCAAAGAAGGTTATGGATATGCCCGTGCTCTGATTCAGGCCGGTATATCGCGTATTCGCCCGATTACTATCACTGCTATTACCACCATTATTGCCATGATGCCTTTAGCAATGGGTAAATCGGAGTATGTGAGTATTTTAGGTGCTCCTTTTGCAATTACTGTGGTTGGAGGCTTAAGCTTCAGTACTTTGCTAACCCTGGTATTTATGCCAACTTTTGCCTTTGGTTTTGAACATTCATTGGATTGGATCAGGTCACTACCTCTAAAACTAAAGCTTGTTATATTCCTGAGCTGGATTTTTGGTTTAGGAGCGGTTTATTATTGGTCGGATGTTTCGTTTGCCTGGCAGTTACTATACTATGTTCTGATAATAGCAGGGGTGCCGGCTGTCGTTTATTTTGTGCGTTCTTCGTTACGTATGGCTAATAGTGAGTTGATTGCTCAGGATGAGAATGTGACCATTACGGTGCGTAACCTGGTTAAAGTTTACGACAGGGATGGAAGATTTACACGTGAATGGAAGTCGCGAGAAGCAAAACACAAAGAATTACTGGCAGAGAAAGATGTTAATTTAAAAGACAGCCTGAAAAAACTGGTTTGGCAATTACCATTAATGGGTTTTATGATCTATTTCACATGGTGGTATCTCGATTCCAAATTTATGGGACTGGTCTTTATCATTCTAGATTATTTTATTTTACAGTCTATCTATCAATCAATAGCTTTACTTTGGAGGAATAAGAGACAAACAGAATCTTCTCAAAAGTGGGATAAAAGATTTATGTTTATCATCAAATGGATCTATCCAATTGCAAGTGCAGTTGCTTATTACATTCATTGGGATTCTTTGGCAACAGCTATTAGTATCGTATTAATATGGTATGGATTATTAGCATTGATAGGTTCTGGAAGGAAGCTAAAAAGAGAAAAAACAAATATTGAACGGGTAACCGGTCGTTTTGCCGGAATTCGAAGAAGCTATTATCGCTTGTTAAGAGTTATACCTCTGATTGGCAAAGAGAAAACGCCATTTAAAGCATTGAAAGGTGTTTCACTGGATATCAAAACAGGTATGATTGGGTTGTTGGGACCTAATGGAGCTGGTAAAACAACCCTGATGCGAATCATCTGCGGTATTCTTGATCAGAGTTACGGAAAGGTTTATATCAATGGGTTTGATACTTCTGAAAAAAGAGAAGAACTACAAGGCTTGATTGGTTATTTACCTCAGGAATTTGGTACGTATGAGAATATGTCTGCATTTGAATTTCTGGATTACCAGGCCATGTTACGAGGTATTAAACAAGATGCCTTGCGTAAAGAGCGATTAGAATATGTATTGAAATCGGTTCATATGTGGGAGCGAAAAGATGATAAAATAGGCTCGTTTTCCGGTGGTATGAAACAACGTATAGGTATAGCAATGATTCTGCTT contains:
- a CDS encoding efflux RND transporter permease subunit: MRIIINRKVLISMLFVALTMLGVISYKQLSFELIPNTEFPMLFVNVRATTQLDPKHMEQEGVVPIEGLISTLEGIEKIETRISPGSATIFVYLTKETNTKYAYLKLVEKIEGSSSVMPDNMMATVIKADLEQVNNQFMTIQVRGEGGVDRIRNIIEQDLLEQLESIDGISSVQVNGGRQKSVEIIFNQNVLDSYNITSGQIQQMITQGQNEKIFAGEVIKDGRRFYVTAEADYNSIDEIRNIVVKSDGPVLLKDIATINFGVKEEDSYSRVNGLETVSITMAKASQVNLIELSHTTLNLIDKINQEYKSKGIELVVETNSAETMEENLDSIIELAILGGILALFILWIFLNNIPLVGMVMLSIPLSVYGAFNFFFAADISINVLTLVGLALAIGMLLDNSVVVMENIYRIASQGKYSNDESVIKGTKEVWRSVAAATLTTISVFLPFVFSQDVMFREVARHISVSIVSTLMVSLLVALLLIPMLSHLFLSGIMKHKIEALEKLSLHNRIVQYYILLLKATLRKPAVTILTVVIIFFAVLLISVGVSMTTAREAETPEFNISVDMSSGSTLDNTDLVVREVEKRLEGLGEKQDVISRVQDEEATLTVKLQEDYKSVAKRTIPEIKQDIQQRISNVEGGEISLTQTSTSAIGGGGGGFGTNPGAGMLTMLGLGEQEEKVVIKGEDYDQMLMVANDVKYYLENNIDNMQRVNISTSNNRPEVHLNMDSYLMGLYNVAPQNVMSELSTFRGEVTSGGQLKVNNETYDIIMKTLDNPEQTEIPAKTMEELQKLNITTSSNTIIPLRDFAEINYASGRSEILRVNQEKQIEVRYRFSDEVNESKVLLEDARQQVDDLVATVPLPTSVSVDVIHEEDMFADYKFLALVGLILIFMILASVFESFTAPVVMLFSVPLAAIGSLLALVLTGNSLLNYNSFIGFLILLGVVVNNGILLIDYSRQLRKEGYGYARALIQAGISRIRPITITAITTIIAMMPLAMGKSEYVSILGAPFAITVVGGLSFSTLLTLVFMPTFAFGFEHSLDWIRSLPLKLKLVIFLSWIFGLGAVYYWSDVSFAWQLLYYVLIIAGVPAVVYFVRSSLRMANSELIAQDENVTITVRNLVKVYDRDGRFTREWKSREAKHKELLAEKDVNLKDSLKKLVWQLPLMGFMIYFTWWYLDSKFMGLVFIILDYFILQSIYQSIALLWRNKRQTESSQKWDKRFMFIIKWIYPIASAVAYYIHWDSLATAISIVLIWYGLLALIGSGRKLKREKTNIERVTGRFAGIRRSYYRLLRVIPLIGKEKTPFKALKGVSLDIKTGMIGLLGPNGAGKTTLMRIICGILDQSYGKVYINGFDTSEKREELQGLIGYLPQEFGTYENMSAFEFLDYQAMLRGIKQDALRKERLEYVLKSVHMWERKDDKIGSFSGGMKQRIGIAMILLHLPKILVVDEPTAGLDPRERIRFRNLLVELSRDRVVLFSTHIIEDISSSCNQVAVMKKGDLKYWGVPSEMVNIAKGKVWHFDVDASQFEEVNKKFAIVHHMRDGDKIRVRCLAQEKPTEEAIPVQAVLEDAYIWLLKNEELGQQAV